Part of the Gadus macrocephalus chromosome 22, ASM3116895v1 genome, AGGGGGAACAAGCATAACAGCTTTAATGCATGTGGACTGGGCACTTATTAGTGGGGCAGTCTTTGGGTGTAGCCCTGTTTTATTTGTATGCAGCAAGTAATTAATAAAATACTAGATATTGAACGAGCCAAGGCCCTTGTAGTGGAGAAAAATTGAAACATATGGACGGGTCTGTagtttaaatataatttatgATTGTACTTAAATGTCTGGCAACAatcgaaataataataaatcaatacaTTTTGGAGCATCACCAGTATCTGACACACTGACGATATGTCAGACCGCGTGTCTGACATATCCCTGTGTCATTAATACAAGTAGGGGTCAATTGATAACCATTTTAGAAACTATATTAGCAAAACATCCAACAGGGACATGCATGCATTGTTATAAAATGGGTAGTTAAGGATGTTCCAGGGGGCTATGCAAGGGCAAGGGATAGAGTAAGATCACTCAGGATAATATAACACTGATATGAAATGAAAAGGTAGTCTTGGTCAACGAATAAAGGGAACATGGAACATTTCAAGTGAACATGTGTAAAGAAATTACAGTAATGTGTGATAATTTCATTTGTTTCCTCTTTatttattgatgatgaagctaAAGCAAGACTATAAATACACACTCCAGTCCAGTTTGGGGCGGTAATGCACCATAAACCCGGTCTGACAACAGCCAATTCACGGAAAGAAGAACATGACAGAAGTGTGCACCTCAATCAAACATATTCGACAGAGATATTCAAGCAATAGTTATGGAAAACAAAGAAAGCATTTCATTAAGATACAGTATATCATTTAGGTTCCGTGGTTccttattttatatataataatacaaaatatataggcctatatatcacCCACACAAAATTAATATATTGGTTTGTTCCACTTCCGCTTAACACATCCGGCCCGTGAGCCTGTTGCATGGATACGCTGTCTTGGTTGATTTTTGTTACCCAATTAACTAGGTGATATTTAATTAAAGGTATGTATTGGTCCATTATTTATCAATAAACGATGTTTACCTTACATCTATGACTTATTAGTTGATATTTACGTATTTAGCCTGAATCGACAGCTATGGATTCCAAGGACACCAAAGACGTATGAACTTTGATGTCCTCGGTCTTACTCTGAAGTAAGGCATTTcacgtgtatgtatatatatatatatatatatatatatatatatatgagaggACATAGCAATGCTTAGTTAAAAGGCCAGCAAGTTTCATGATGTAAGGTTTTCGGTTAGTAATATAGCAATAGGATGCATCAGGTACAAATTCGGGACAAAAACATGATGCTGTTTAACATGTCTTGTTCATCCCTTAGGAAATAGCCATGGCTTCGTCTTGTGTACAACAGCTGTGTAGGAGATCTACCAGTCATCTCCGCTCAAAGACCTCGTGTGTCACCCTACTGTACTCCACTCACGTCCAGAATCATGTAGCAGGCGTAAGAACAGCTGATAAAACCAACGCGGGAGGAGACCTTATTATTCATGGGAACAATTCAATATTTCATGCAAGTCAGACGAGGCAACAAGTGGGTGTTTGTTATTATAGCGGTTACAATGCTAGCCCGCTGCTACCAACTGAACACAGGGACACCAAAGAGTTGATGAGCACGGATGCTCTGTCACAAATCAAAGATGCCCAACACTTGACTGAAACTAACGCAAGATTAGGTAGATCTAAATTATTTTTACCTTGTAAATACACTAAGCATTTAGACCTATTCGACTGGAAAGCATATTGTATTTGTCTTATTTGTACCCATCTGTTTACCAGATACTGATGAAGCTGTATATCCCAGTGCTTCGGAAGAGATAACTGATAAAGACGCATCTCACACAATGGTTCTCTCCACCCTGCCGTCTGAATCCTCAAGTCTCAGGGACTATGTGGATGAGTCTGAGACACTCAGCAAGCTGGTACAGCTAGGTACCTCCATATTAAGATGTCTTCCCGCAAACCTGAAACCTGCATgttcaaactaaaataaaataaaaacgtttgGTTGCGTACCATTGACAAAACATTTTAGGATGACAGACCTGAGAGCGATTGTTTTGCATGGTCTTTGCATTATGGGTATTCATAATTTGGTCAACAAATTTGCTATTTATAAATAAGTTATTTTGTCCTTTTCCCAGGCGTTAAGCTCTGGAAGTTGGAGCAACGGCCCAACGTAGGCACCATGCTACTGAAACTGGACTTCCAGACGGACGTGGTCCCGAGGCTGCTGTTCCTCAAGGAGATGGGGGTGGAAGACTCTGGTCTGGCCTATATTCTCTCTGACAACCCCTTCATTCTCAAGGAGGACTTGGAGAACCTGCATGCTAGGTAAGAGAATAAATAAACTGGTTAAAGCTCATGCAGTTTACATTTCTCGGACTACCTGACACATTACATAAAAAGGAGAATTGTGGATAAGGCATTGGTTTACATGGCATGGTTTACATTTGTAAAATGATTGCTTGCGATACCTTGGTCAATCAAGACAAGTCACCGTTCCAAatttctccctctgtctaccCCATTTTGCTTTGTAAGGGTGAATTATTTGAAGTCACAGAAGTTCAGCCCAGAGACTGTTGCCTCCATGGTTACCAGAGCTCCGTATCTGCTCAACTTCAGCGTGAAGAGGTTGGACAACAGACTAGCATTTTATCAGCAGCAACTAGGGCTCAACTCCTCTAAGGTAAACTTACTTTAATTACAGTTTCACCTATTGCCTTTCtcttatatacacacaaagtagtattttttttattattaactcAAAACCCATTGAGTGATTGTTGAAGggtgtttattgtgttcttACAGACCCGTGGTATTGTAGCTCGACTTCCTAGATTGCTTTGTGGAAGTTTGGAACCAGTCAAGGAGACTCTGAGGGTACGCAAAGTGCTTTACAGCCACATGTTGCATATGCTTTCAATTATGTCAAATCTTCATGTCATTTTTTATGTTTCCATTTCTGCAGGTGTGCAAAATAGAACTTGGCTTCAAGGAGAATGAGATTCAGCACATGGTTATGCTCGTCCCTAAATTGTTGACTTCAAATAAGAGGAAACTTACCCAAATATTTGACTATCTCCACAACACAATGAAAGTGCAGCACCACCTTATTGTGAAGTTTCCACAGGTAGGCTGAACCACCAATCTGGCGTGGCATTGAGAGACTGTGAAATTGCTTATAACCAAATACCAAATCACTTTCATCCAAATCATGATTTCCATGTGGAACCAACTAGTATATTATGTGGGCCAAAATGTAAGATGAAGAAGAATGTGATTTGATGCAAAAGTGCAGAAAAGTGTTGATTGTTTTTTGCCCCTGTGTGatcatttaaataatataattcgTCCTATCATGTCTATTATATAATTCATCCTCATGAATAATGGGTCTTCGATAATACAATTCATCCTAATGTCTTAATTATAGGTCTTCAATAATCAAATTGATCCTCTGATGTCTCTATAATGGGTCTTCAATAATATAATTCATCCTCTCATGTCTATGTAATAGGTCTTCAATTCAAGGTTACTGCGTATCAAAGAGCGCCACCTGTTCCTAGACTACCTAGGAACGGCACAGTATGATTCGGACCAGCCCAACTACATCTCTCTGGACCGCCTGGCCTCCCTGCCTGACGAGGCTTTCTGCACGGAGGTTGCCTCGGCAACGTTAGAAGACTTCATCATGTTCCAGAAGACGATGTGATGGCATGCGGTTTCATGTCTCTaaatattagggatgggcaaaatgattcttttccgggaactagttctttcagttcagttcactataacgattcgtttatttgattcgttctttttgattcgttcgttacgtcagattacatcttaaaaaaaatgaaaaataaaaaaacttttttttataattttttttttttctttaaattgGTCGttggtccggataggaccgtcaagaccgcagtccgccgtttggagatgcctgctactTAATATGTCAAACGTCCcaacaatatttataccacttgcttactctctatatttcattcatggttttacatttataattttattttacatttaattcttcattgttcaggcattacagaacttgcatggtcataaataaaaaatacgaactgcagtttaatttctttgtttgttcttaaattgacgtagaatggagcaaagactcctgggattgggaaatgcgtttatccaataaacagatggaggtccagtctattttcgaaaaaatgtagggggatatatgagtcgaatggtatgacccaagatacgtcagacagagaaagcgcgcatattcgacggtaccgccttgtcattggtttacccaggtgccattccaacaccattgctacctctcattggctgaatctttgagaaagttgtagactcaatcaatggaagtcgcggggagacggagctctgttcgtttgtatattttatttacgtgaccatatgtttggttaatgttaaaaaaaaagaatcaaagaaccagttcttcttgttttggggaaccagttcttgtcgttcacgttcgggattcgttcgttgtaacgaatcagtcgcgaccgacgcATCCCTACTAAATATGCAGCAACGGGGGAAAAGTATTTGGTTGAATACTAGTCTACGGAGTTCGGGAGGCGTTTTTTTATACTGCCCGCATGCGATTTCCTGAAAGCGcgcaatttataaaaaaaaacgtatttcaCTTACCGGGCTCTGTaacaatcattttttttatgtaaactGAATAAATTATGTGTGATAATATAATTTGGTATTAACTTTTGTGTGTAAGGCGGTTCCACAAGTTTGCCTAAATATTCTTTGACGCATTTATACAATTTATATACTTTGTTAATTAATACATTTACaaattatttacatatttatatgaTAACCGGCCTTATTCTTCCGTTTACTCGATTGACTTATCAAATTTACATAAAGTAAATGGCCGTACTGGGAGGGATAGGAAAATTGTGTTTCAAAGAATAATCCGTAGAATTATCCGCCCCAGAGGCATTTATAGTTTGGTTATCTCTAAATAGTTGTGATTCTGATGCACGAGATTTCCCACAATGCCCTTCCCTACCCACAATACCCCGCGATTGTCCTTAGAATTGCAATGATGGCGGCGTCGAGGGCACCAGGTAAACTCTTAATGTCCTTTTCTATCATAATTGTACGAGTCAGTACCAGATATTTCGAGGCAGCACCAttttttaaaatgtaatttaacaTAAATGGCGTGACGAGTGTACTTATATTTGGGCAGGGATGTCAAAATCGTCAATTATTCCTGTGTCCTCAATGTCCCTGGCAGCTAACCTTTGCTAACGTTATGAAAGTGAACAAGCGCTAGGAAAGCTTATACCTAGTATCTACCTAACGTTACCATTTATATAGTCTATGGTACCTGATACATGTGATACCTGTCTTTTTATTTCGAGACCAAGTCATTAAGCGATAACTGATGGTTTAGAGTTTATTTGTCGCTACAGTGCATACGTACTCTATGTATGTCACAACAAGGAATAAACGTATGCAAGGGAAAATTGTATAGTTGCTTTGCTCATACTATACAGTTGTGTAGTTTATGTAACCAGCATTGCAGACCGCACTTTCCTTATTTATGACAATGGCAGGGTAACTCGATTGCTATTGCTTCAAGGTGCAAGGTTCATTTGAATTTAGCTTCCTCCACAAATGTCCAACACATACAATTGCTTGACTGGATTGTTTGCCTTTATACCATGTGGCTCAATCGACATATACAATATTTCTTAATATGTAGTTGCTTTATATTGCACTGAATAAAGAATGTGATAGCTGGCTGAACTACAGTCTGTGACATTGCTGCATCATTGCCAACGTTTGATAACCATTATTTCACCCCACCGTTATCGTTTTTGAATTCAGAAAAGTTACAATCGAAGACGTTAATGTGTATatctgatatatatttttttattaatttttagtggCATCAGGTAGGCTCCTGGTTGGATTCCGAAAATGGTACTACAACATGTGTGGCTTCAACAAGATCGGTAAGAATACATTACTCACTGAGCCATTCTGTATGACTTGCCATGTTATAATGGATTTTCAACAAACAACACTCGGATCAATACACCAAGCTTGTGCAACTGAGAAAACCTGACCATGCCATTGACTGACCTTCAGTACTCTGTTTTTTCCATCTTAGGGTTGCTAC contains:
- the mterf3 gene encoding transcription termination factor 3, mitochondrial isoform X2; protein product: MASSCVQQLCRRSTSHLRSKTSCVTLLYSTHVQNHVAGVRTADKTNAGGDLIIHGNNSIFHASQTRQQVGVCYYSGYNASPLLPTEHRDTKELMSTDALSQIKDAQHLTETNARLDTDEAVYPSASEEITDKDASHTMVLSTLPSESSSLRDYVDESETLSKLVQLGVKLWKLEQRPNVGTMLLKLDFQTDVVPRLLFLKEMGVEDSGLAYILSDNPFILKEDLENLHARVNYLKSQKFSPETVASMVTRAPYLLNFSVKRLDNRLAFYQQQLGLNSSKTRGIVARLPRLLCGSLEPVKETLRVCKIELGFKENEIQHMVMLVPKLLTSNKRKLTQIFDYLHNTMKVQHHLIVKFPQERHSMIRTSPTTSLWTAWPPCLTRLSARRLPRQR
- the mterf3 gene encoding transcription termination factor 3, mitochondrial isoform X1, which produces MASSCVQQLCRRSTSHLRSKTSCVTLLYSTHVQNHVAGVRTADKTNAGGDLIIHGNNSIFHASQTRQQVGVCYYSGYNASPLLPTEHRDTKELMSTDALSQIKDAQHLTETNARLDTDEAVYPSASEEITDKDASHTMVLSTLPSESSSLRDYVDESETLSKLVQLGVKLWKLEQRPNVGTMLLKLDFQTDVVPRLLFLKEMGVEDSGLAYILSDNPFILKEDLENLHARVNYLKSQKFSPETVASMVTRAPYLLNFSVKRLDNRLAFYQQQLGLNSSKTRGIVARLPRLLCGSLEPVKETLRVCKIELGFKENEIQHMVMLVPKLLTSNKRKLTQIFDYLHNTMKVQHHLIVKFPQVFNSRLLRIKERHLFLDYLGTAQYDSDQPNYISLDRLASLPDEAFCTEVASATLEDFIMFQKTM